GCAAGGCCGTTTCGTTTTCTAATAATCTTAGGTAAAAAAATCACCTTCCACCAGGGAAGGTGCCGTTGTCAGTCCGTCTCGCCGGAAGTTGTTCCTGAAGCTGCCTGGTTTCCGTGTAAAGAGAAAGCAAGAAAAAGAACGATGATAATAAAAACCCAGCTGCCGCCGGGTGACCGCCACCTGCCCTGCCCGCTCATAGCCCGACCTCCTTCGCCGCCAATTAGCCCTTCTCTCCTTATCCTATGCGTCTGCCCCAGGCAGGGTACTGGCGACAAAGCCAATATTCGAGCCCTGGCCCCGCTTCCAGACGGTATTCAAAAGTACTGGATCACCATAGAGCATTTCAGTATACCGCCCGATTTTCGTCATAGAACGCAGGATTATCAAGGTTTTATAAAATAAACCGGCTTAAAAAAATCATACAAACTTCTTTTTATAAAAAAAACGACCAAAGAAGGCCTATCCCCTTTTCCACCCAATCCAGCCAGATTAGAATACCGGTCAACACCAGTAAATAGCCTGCTGTTCGCTGCACTAAGGGCAGTGATTCATACAGCCCCCGTACACGTAATGCATACTTTCTTAACACCGTAACCAGCAGAAAAAACGGCAGGGCAAAGCCCATGGCGTAGGCCAGCAACAAAGCTATCCCTGCGCCAACCGTAGCTGTTTGGCCAGCATACAATAAAATGGCTGTAAGAATCGGGCCAATACAAGGGGTCCAACCGGCAGTAAAGGCTATCCCCAACAGCAGGGCGCCAAACGGCCCCCGGAAAGGACGGGACAAAAACGGCCGGTACTCCCGTTCCAGCGAAGCAATCCGGATAATTCCCGACAGTTGAAGTCCCATCAGGATAATCACCAAGGCCCCTGCTTGTCGGATTTTTTCCTGATAATCAAAAAACCATTGTCCCAGTAATGATGCCGTTGCACCCATAAGGACAAAGACCAGGGAAAAACCAGTAAAAAAACAAAAAGCATTCACATATAACCGGCGAAAGTTTATCTTCTCTCCGTTAGCCGTTCCCGCCAGCATCGCTGAAAAGGCCGGCAGCAAAGGCAATACACAAGGGGATGCAAATGATAGCAGCCCGGCAAAAAAACTACTTAGCAAAGTAACCTGTTCCATACCTTCACCTACAGTCCCTTTATAACCGTTTCCAATTCGCTGAACGTAACCCCGCCACTCTTACGGTAGCGGATAATGCCCTGCGAATCAACCACTAGCGTGGTCGGAATGGCAGTCACCTTAAACAGCTTCGCGACCGTTCCATCCTTATCGAGTAGTACCGGCAGTTCATAGCCCTG
The genomic region above belongs to Propionispora hippei DSM 15287 and contains:
- a CDS encoding cytochrome c biogenesis CcdA family protein, which codes for MEQVTLLSSFFAGLLSFASPCVLPLLPAFSAMLAGTANGEKINFRRLYVNAFCFFTGFSLVFVLMGATASLLGQWFFDYQEKIRQAGALVIILMGLQLSGIIRIASLEREYRPFLSRPFRGPFGALLLGIAFTAGWTPCIGPILTAILLYAGQTATVGAGIALLLAYAMGFALPFFLLVTVLRKYALRVRGLYESLPLVQRTAGYLLVLTGILIWLDWVEKGIGLLWSFFL